The DNA sequence CGGTTTCGATCTCCACCAGACCTTCGGTTGCCAGCAGGGCGGCGCAGAGATTCTCTGCGTTATGAATGCCCTTGAGCTTCATCTCGGAGAGCCGCACCACCGGGGTGCCGCGCAGGAAAATGACCCCATCCTGATAGTGGGCATCTGCCAGCTCGCGGGAGGAGAAGGACTTGACGGCTCCGTGTGCCATGGACTTGAATTCCCGGGTATAGTGGTTGTCTTCATTGACAATCAATGTCCCGGTGGAATCCTGATAGCGGAAGATGTTGATTTTGGATTCCCGGTATTCTGCCATGTCCTTATGAATGTCCAGATGATTGGGCGACAGATTCGTCACCACAGCGATCTGAGGAGACAGATCCATGTCCATCAGCTGAAAATTGGACAGCTCCAGGACGATGATTTCATCCGGCTCAATGGTTTCTATTTCGTCAAACAGAGGAAATCCGATGTTGCCCCCGATGCGGGCCTTGCGGCCCTGGGCCCGGAGCAGCTCATAGATCATGGTGGTGGTGGTGGACTTGCCGTCTGAGCCGGTAACGCCGATGATCCGGGCCGGGCAGTGACGCATGAATTCCTTCATTTCCGATGTGATAACAGCCCCCTCGGCTTTCGCCTCCAGCAGGGCTTCCACATCCGGGCGCATCCCGGGCGTCCGGAAGACGACATCAAAACCTTTCAGATTTTCCAGATAATGGCGGCCTAATACGAAATCGACCTTTCCTTCAAATTCCTGAACCTGTGCGTCCAGCTCAATGAACTCCCGTTTATCAAAGGCCGTGATCCGGGCACCCAGTCGGAGCAGGAAGCGGACCAGGGGGATGTTGGACACCCCCAGGCCGACAACGGCTACCTTCTTGTCCCGGATTTCCTGTCGAAACAGGTCAAACGATCTGGCCATGCTAGAATGCCACCCGCTGGGCGATCCACTGGTTGAGCTCACTGATTTTTACCCGGACCTGCTCCATGGTGTCGCGGTCCCGGATGGTGACGGACTGATCTTCCAGGGTGTCAAAATCCACCGTGACGCAGAACGGGGTTCCGATTTCATCTTCCCGGCGGTACCGCTTGCCGATGGATCCGGCATCGTCAAAGTCGGTCATGAAGTCCTTGGACAGCTGCGCGTAGACTTCTTCCGCCTTTTCGTTCAGCTTCTTGGACAGGGGCAGAACCGCTGCCTTGAAGGGCGCCAGCGCCGGATGCAGGTGCAGTACATTGCGGATGTCGCCGCCCTCCAGTTCCTGCTCTTCATAGGCGTCGAGCAGAATCGACAGGAAGATGCGGTTGGGGGAAACGGAGGGTTCAATGACATAAGGCAGATATTTCTCGTTGGTCACGGGATCCTGATAATTCAGATCCTCACGGGAGTGCTGCATATGCTGGGTCAGGTCATAGTCGGTGCGGTGAGCCACACCCCAGAGTTCACCCCAGCCAAAGGGATAGCGGTACTCAAAATCCGTGGTTGCCTTGGAATAGAACGAGAGTTCCTCGGCCGTGTGATCGCGGGCTCTCAGGTTCTCATCGCGCAGGCCAATATCCAGGAGGAACCGGTGCACGAAGCTGCGCCAGTAGTCAAACCACTCCATGTCAGTGCCGGGCTTGCAGAAGAATTCCAGCTCCATCTGCTCAAATTCACGAGTCCGGAAAATGAAGTTTCCGGGCGTGATCTCATTCCGGAAGGACTTTCCGATCTGGCAGATGCCAAAGGGCACCTTCTTGCGGCTGGTCCGGGCAATGTTCTTGAAGTTGATGAAGATGCCCTGAGCCGTTTCGGGTCTGAGGTACACCGGCTCGGAGGACTCGTCGGTCACTCCGATAAAGGTCTTGAACATCAGGTTGAACTTGCGGATATCGGTGAAGTCATGGGAGCCGCACTTGGGGCAGGCAATGTGGTTTTCCACAATGTAATCCTTCATGGCTGCTTCCGGCATGCCGTCGGCGGAGGCGTACTCCACGCCTTTCTGGGTCATGTCCTCTTCAATGAGCTTGTCGGCCCGATATCTGGATTTGCACTGCTTGCAGTCCATCAGTGGATCCGAGAATCCGCCGACATGACCCGAGGCCACCCATACTTCCGGATTGAGCAGAATGCCCGAATCCAGTCCCAGGTTATAGGGGCTTTCCTGAACAAAGCGCTTCCACCAGACTTTCTTGATGTTCTCCTTCAGTTCCACGCCCAGCGGGCCGTAGTCCCAGGAATTGGCGAGCCCGCCATAGATTTCCGAACCCGGAAACACGAAGCCTCTGCCCTTGGACAGGGCCAGGATCTTATCCATTGTTACTTGATTATCTGCCATGATGATTCCTCCTTGGCGCCGGTGGATCCGGCGGTCTTTTTTTGGTATAAAAAAAGGGCAATTCCACATGAAGGGACGTGAATCACGCGGTTCCACCCTTCTTGGCAATTGCCCATCTCTCAGGTTCAGGCTCCGAAGCTCCCTTCCTCTGGCAGATCATGACAGGTCTCAGCGCCCCTGCCTCTCTTGAATGATCCCGCCGAAGTACTTTTCTTCTTCAACGCCTGTTTTTCTTATGGCTCCG is a window from the Clostridiaceae bacterium HFYG-1003 genome containing:
- the murD gene encoding UDP-N-acetylmuramoyl-L-alanine--D-glutamate ligase, with protein sequence MARSFDLFRQEIRDKKVAVVGLGVSNIPLVRFLLRLGARITAFDKREFIELDAQVQEFEGKVDFVLGRHYLENLKGFDVVFRTPGMRPDVEALLEAKAEGAVITSEMKEFMRHCPARIIGVTGSDGKSTTTTMIYELLRAQGRKARIGGNIGFPLFDEIETIEPDEIIVLELSNFQLMDMDLSPQIAVVTNLSPNHLDIHKDMAEYRESKINIFRYQDSTGTLIVNEDNHYTREFKSMAHGAVKSFSSRELADAHYQDGVIFLRGTPVVRLSEMKLKGIHNAENLCAALLATEGLVEIETARQFAMTFTGVKHRAQFVAKKREVRYYNDSIASSPTRTLATIRSFQEDKGRINILLGGVDKNLDYSELAREGAPYFRNVILLGAAKEKIRQAFIQSGEAIAERLLDADTFEEALELASKVALPGDVVILSPACASFDMFRNFEKRGERFEELVQAME
- a CDS encoding glycine--tRNA ligase encodes the protein MADNQVTMDKILALSKGRGFVFPGSEIYGGLANSWDYGPLGVELKENIKKVWWKRFVQESPYNLGLDSGILLNPEVWVASGHVGGFSDPLMDCKQCKSRYRADKLIEEDMTQKGVEYASADGMPEAAMKDYIVENHIACPKCGSHDFTDIRKFNLMFKTFIGVTDESSEPVYLRPETAQGIFINFKNIARTSRKKVPFGICQIGKSFRNEITPGNFIFRTREFEQMELEFFCKPGTDMEWFDYWRSFVHRFLLDIGLRDENLRARDHTAEELSFYSKATTDFEYRYPFGWGELWGVAHRTDYDLTQHMQHSREDLNYQDPVTNEKYLPYVIEPSVSPNRIFLSILLDAYEEQELEGGDIRNVLHLHPALAPFKAAVLPLSKKLNEKAEEVYAQLSKDFMTDFDDAGSIGKRYRREDEIGTPFCVTVDFDTLEDQSVTIRDRDTMEQVRVKISELNQWIAQRVAF